Part of the Vigna angularis cultivar LongXiaoDou No.4 chromosome 1, ASM1680809v1, whole genome shotgun sequence genome, CTTCAACCCCATTTCactctttttttcattatttttctacaATTTCTATTCAAGGAAAACTAAAGACATAAAAGACACTTCTCACAACAGTTGCTCATGCATGATGGAGTTTGAGTTACCTTGTACACAGAACCAAATCCACCTTGCCCAAGCTTGTTCTCATCACCAAAATTTCTTGTGGCTTCCATTATTACTTTAAGGCTGAAAAAGGGAAGATTTGGATGTGCGTTGCTTGGGATATCGTGGTCGTCTTCAGGGGAAAATTGGTTTAAATGTTGCCTCACTTTATCTGAAATCATAAATGCACGACATAAAAGAATAAGCTCCtcttacatttttcttttgtgcTATTTCTACAAAAAATTTCCCTTTATTTGAAATATTGGAAAACAAGTTCTAAAGTTTGTCTTCTTTTTAAGAGGGGAAATAGTAGTAGATGAGGTATAAATATTTCTACATTAACTCTGTCGATGCATCTATAACTCAACATTTAGCCATAGTGTTTCCGATGTAAGGATCCCtcttattcattttaaataaaaccttAGATGCAATACCTGCAGTTGGTGACGAAGCTTAAGATCGGTTAAATAGCCTTACTAACTGTCCCATAGTACGCAGACCTTATAATGAGTCAAAAGAACAGAAGAAGAATGTCTAAACCAGAAGAAACTGATAAATTGACCATTTTTCATGAATATACGCATAGTTGTTGCATATTGACAATTAAGTTGTTTAGAGGTATTCAAGAGATTAACAACAAATAGTTGAACCATAAAGAACAGGGATTGCGGATGTTATAGAACAGGGAAGTGACTTCCCAAAAAAGCCCACGCTGGAATTGGGGAATTTCCTGACAGTTTGATAATATCCATTCTTCTATTATACACTTAGTGGCAAAAGGTTTGAGCCATAGTTTTTAATacaaaagaatttaatttaaaaacacatatatacatTGTAATTCAACCAAAGGCTGTTCAGTCTATTTCTAACGAGTTGAGTGTAGAGATCTTTATAGTGACGGCACATAAATTCAAACCTCGTCTTTTTATCTTACAATTTCCACATTAGAGTGCTGTGTAATAGCATCCTTAATAGTAAATGACGCACCTTTGCTTTTTCTCTTCCACATGTAATATACACAGGAGAAAAGAATGACACTTGTCAGTACTGAAGCAATCGGAATTGCAACCATCCTCTTTTTACTGCgtactccttttctttttttgttataattttctGACAAGAAGAAACAGGTCAGATAGGTTGAAGCAGAATGTTAAAATATATGTGTGGTGTTAAATtcatagagaaaaaaatagtgGGAGGGAGTACCTAGTTCGACTGCATCAACTCGAACAAATAAATCTTGGCCTTGATCACTCAGTTTTTGTATGTCTATTAAATTTCCATGCCATGCCAAGCACCCACTTCCACCATTCCTCACATCAAGAACTGCATAAGCAGTGCAAGAGCAGTTTCTCAAGCAATCCTTCTCACACTCATCCAAACTCCAACCCTCTTTGGCAATTGCCTCAGAGGTATCAGGGAGCTTTAAGCCTTCAAGTTTCACAAACCCTTCTCCATTCCCGCAAACTGATACACCTTTCTTCCTCACGCACCCTTCTGACCCATCTCTGTTATTGTACCACTCATGTGGGGATTTGGGTTCAAACCCAGGTAGACAAGTGCACCGAAATTCCTCAAAGTTCAAAGGGTCACAATTGCCGTTTGATCCACAGGTTCCATAGTTATCACACTGATTTGTTGGTTCAGACCAGTACCTATTCCATTGATTCTTTTGGTCATCCCAAGTGAATACTTGAAAGAAACCTGATGGTTGAACTACTACCCTAGAGATCAACGACTGATCAACCGTGCTATATGAGAGCACTGCCTGGTTATCATCTTCTATATAAGAAGCGTTAAAAGTATACATATCTCTCTTCATGTCGGGTATACCCATAAATAATTCTCCGTTCCACGATCCGCCTCGCCAAAAGGGCAGGTTCTGGTGGTAAAAGATCAACTGGGGTTTCCCAGCGCTGCTTATTTTCAATGTGTACGAACCTGCTCCGGGATCATTATCTGTCTTCCAAGATTGGAGGAACCAGCTCTGGTTTGTTCTTCTGTCGAAACCAACCCTTAGATATTGAAGTAAGGTATCTGTGGGATGATCAAAGCTTTGCC contains:
- the LOC108320081 gene encoding G-type lectin S-receptor-like serine/threonine-protein kinase RKS1 isoform X2 → MHHAKILSSFVMSQYIYLLCAKILLFSFSFCSSSDTIVADKGIRDGELLVSKAQTFALGFFSPVKSNFRYVGIWYNNVQEQTVAWVANRNTPINDTSGFLSINPDGNLVLQHKYSTFPVWSTNISTSQSNSTKVMAKLTDIGNLVLILDNTKAVVWQSFDHPTDTLLQYLRVGFDRRTNQSWFLQSWKTDNDPGAGSYTLKISSAGKPQLIFYHQNLPFWRGGSWNGELFMGIPDMKRDMYTFNASYIEDDNQAVLSYSTVDQSLISRVVVQPSGFFQVFTWDDQKNQWNRYWSEPTNQCDNYGTCGSNGNCDPLNFEEFRCTCLPGFEPKSPHEWYNNRDGSEGCVRKKGVSVCGNGEGFVKLEGLKLPDTSEAIAKEGWSLDECEKDCLRNCSCTAYAVLDVRNGGSGCLAWHGNLIDIQKLSDQGQDLFVRVDAVELENYNKKRKGVRSKKRMVAIPIASVLTSVILFSCVYYMWKRKSKDKVRQHLNQFSPEDDHDIPSNAHPNLPFFSLKVIMEATRNFGDENKLGQGGFGSVYKGCLANGQEIAVKRLSEHSGQGTEEFKTEVRLLVKLQHRNLVRLLGCCFEKEERMLVYEYLPNKSLDFFIFDEKRRSSLTWDKRFEIILGIARGVLYLHQDSRLKIIHRDLKASNVLLDAAMNPKISDFGMARIFGEDQIQARTRRVVGT